From one Bradyrhizobium sp. Ash2021 genomic stretch:
- a CDS encoding ABC transporter permease yields the protein MSDAVVPHQAEPSAPHGRGWLRRALESDVFYSFRRSRLTMVAAAITILFFLLAIFASVLAVQNPFDPAQLQLMNSRIAPLWTADGQSPFLLGTDEQGRDVLSAILYGLRISLVVGVLGVVFSGALGIMLGLIAGYVGGAVDSLIMRIADVQLTFPAILIALLVNGVVKSVFGNRLDAMNMLAVLVVAIGLSFWVQYARTVRGSVLVEKSKDYVAAAQLIGLPAPVIMLRHVLPNTMGPILVIATINLALAIITEATLSFLGSGMPDTMPSLGTLIGIGNNYLFSGEWWIVAFPGMALAALILSINLLGDWLRDALNPKLR from the coding sequence ATGTCCGACGCCGTTGTCCCACACCAAGCCGAACCGAGCGCACCGCACGGCCGCGGCTGGTTGCGGCGCGCGCTCGAAAGCGACGTGTTCTATTCATTCCGCCGTTCCAGACTGACAATGGTGGCGGCGGCCATCACGATCCTGTTTTTCCTGCTGGCGATCTTCGCTTCCGTCCTGGCCGTTCAGAACCCGTTCGATCCGGCACAGCTTCAGTTGATGAATTCGCGCATCGCGCCGCTGTGGACAGCCGACGGCCAAAGCCCGTTCCTGCTCGGCACCGATGAGCAGGGCCGCGACGTGCTTTCGGCGATCCTGTACGGCCTGCGCATTTCGCTCGTGGTCGGCGTGCTCGGCGTCGTGTTCTCCGGCGCGCTCGGCATCATGCTCGGCCTGATCGCGGGCTATGTCGGCGGCGCCGTCGACAGCCTGATCATGCGGATCGCCGACGTGCAGCTCACCTTCCCTGCCATTTTGATCGCTCTGCTCGTCAACGGCGTGGTCAAGTCGGTGTTCGGCAACCGGCTGGACGCGATGAACATGCTGGCCGTGCTGGTGGTTGCGATCGGCCTTAGCTTCTGGGTGCAATATGCCCGCACCGTGCGCGGCTCGGTGCTGGTGGAGAAGAGCAAGGATTACGTCGCCGCAGCGCAGCTGATCGGCCTGCCCGCCCCCGTCATCATGCTGCGTCACGTGCTGCCCAACACGATGGGGCCGATCCTCGTCATCGCCACCATCAACCTCGCGCTTGCCATCATCACCGAGGCGACGCTGTCGTTTCTCGGTTCAGGGATGCCCGATACCATGCCCTCGCTCGGCACCCTGATCGGCATCGGCAACAATTATCTGTTTTCCGGCGAATGGTGGATCGTCGCCTTCCCCGGCATGGCGCTCGCGGCGTTGATCCTTTCCATCAACCTGCTCGGCGACTGGCTGCGCGACGCGCTCAATCCGAAGCTCAGATGA
- a CDS encoding ABC transporter permease, whose amino-acid sequence MLAFTLRRAIQAMGVMIAVGIIAFSMFRFAGDPVNQMVAIDTSAAERAAIRQSLGLNDPVPVQFVHYFANAAQFKFGVSYQFRQPVSDLLKERMPATLELAICATIFAMVFGILMGVYSALRRDTVLAKIFQAVSLIGISLPTFLIGILLIYLFAVTLGWLPSFGRGEVVRLGWWTTGLLTVSGLKALIMPSITLGLFQMTLIMRLVRAEMLEVLRTDYIRFARARGLTTRAIHFGHALKNTLVPVITVAGLQFGSVIAFAIITETVFQWPGMGLLFVQAVQNVDIPIMAAYLLMVSLIFVTINLVVDILYTVVDPRLRSTISRPG is encoded by the coding sequence ATGCTCGCTTTCACTCTTCGCCGGGCGATCCAGGCCATGGGCGTCATGATCGCGGTCGGCATCATCGCGTTCTCGATGTTCCGGTTCGCCGGCGACCCCGTCAACCAGATGGTTGCGATCGACACCTCGGCCGCCGAGCGCGCCGCGATCCGCCAGTCCCTCGGCCTCAACGATCCCGTGCCGGTCCAGTTCGTGCACTATTTCGCCAACGCCGCGCAATTCAAATTTGGCGTCTCCTACCAGTTTCGCCAGCCGGTCTCGGACCTCCTGAAGGAGCGAATGCCGGCGACGCTGGAACTCGCGATCTGCGCCACGATTTTCGCGATGGTGTTCGGCATCCTGATGGGCGTCTATTCGGCGCTGCGGCGTGACACCGTGCTTGCCAAGATATTCCAGGCGGTATCGCTGATCGGAATCTCGCTGCCGACTTTCCTGATCGGCATTCTCCTGATCTATCTGTTCGCGGTGACGCTGGGCTGGCTGCCCTCGTTCGGCCGCGGCGAGGTGGTGCGGCTCGGCTGGTGGACCACCGGCCTGCTCACGGTTTCCGGCCTCAAGGCGCTGATCATGCCGTCGATCACGCTTGGCTTGTTCCAGATGACCCTGATCATGCGGCTGGTGCGCGCCGAAATGCTCGAAGTGCTCCGCACCGACTATATCCGCTTCGCCCGCGCCCGCGGGCTGACGACGCGGGCGATCCATTTCGGCCACGCGCTGAAGAACACGCTGGTTCCCGTGATCACGGTGGCCGGGCTGCAGTTTGGCTCGGTTATTGCATTTGCAATCATCACCGAAACCGTATTCCAGTGGCCCGGCATGGGCTTGCTATTCGTACAGGCAGTGCAAAACGTGGATATCCCGATCATGGCGGCGTACCTGCTGATGGTGTCGCTGATCTTCGTCACCATCAATCTCGTGGTCGATATCCTCTATACCGTGGTCGATCCGCGCCTGCGCTCGACCATCAGCCGTCCGGGCTAG
- a CDS encoding ABC transporter substrate-binding protein, whose translation MSVRQSLLATATALTVAIATLPASAQTLRYANQGDLKSLDPYTLKETTTIAHHAHVYEGLVTRDKDLKIVPALAESWEILKPTQWRFHLRKGVKFHNGDPFTAEDVIFSADRVRATGSNFLTNVATDAKFVKVDDYTVDVMLDSPNPILVSQWDGWFIMDKKWCQENNSVAPTPASATSPSYASLHENGTGPFYIESHQPGVKTVFKANPNWWGKPEHNLKEIDFTPIASAATRVAALLSGEVDVIEPVPIQDIERVNASGIAKVLTGPELRTIFLGLDQTRDELLYSNVKGKNPFKDIRVREAFYKAVDVDLIQKRVMRGLSTPSALMVAPPLFALSKEFKRPKLDPDEAKKLLTEAGYPSGFEVTMDCPNDRYVNDSAICQAVVGMLARIGVKVDLLAQPKQQFFAKVLKPGGFKTSFYMLGWTPASSDSHNVLHDIMGCRDDEKDPNRGEANLGGYCNRELDVLTDKILVETDAAKRDQLIKQAFEIGNKDYSYVPLHQQALAWGVSNKVKLTQRADNEVLLYWATKQE comes from the coding sequence ATGTCGGTACGTCAGAGTTTGCTTGCAACGGCCACAGCCTTAACTGTCGCGATTGCGACGCTGCCGGCATCGGCCCAAACCTTGCGCTACGCCAACCAGGGCGACCTGAAATCGCTGGATCCCTATACGCTCAAGGAAACCACGACCATTGCGCATCATGCGCATGTCTATGAGGGCCTGGTCACCCGCGACAAGGATCTGAAGATCGTTCCGGCATTGGCGGAAAGCTGGGAAATCCTGAAACCAACCCAGTGGCGCTTCCATCTGCGCAAGGGCGTCAAGTTCCACAATGGCGACCCCTTCACCGCCGAGGACGTGATCTTCTCCGCGGATCGCGTGCGTGCCACGGGCTCCAATTTTCTGACCAACGTTGCGACCGACGCGAAGTTCGTCAAGGTTGACGATTACACGGTCGACGTGATGCTCGACTCGCCCAATCCGATTCTCGTTTCGCAATGGGACGGCTGGTTCATCATGGACAAGAAGTGGTGCCAGGAAAACAACTCGGTGGCGCCGACGCCCGCCTCGGCGACCTCGCCGAGCTACGCATCGCTGCACGAAAACGGCACCGGCCCATTCTACATCGAGAGCCATCAGCCGGGCGTGAAGACCGTGTTCAAGGCTAACCCGAACTGGTGGGGCAAGCCCGAACATAATTTGAAGGAAATCGACTTCACGCCGATCGCTTCCGCCGCGACGCGCGTTGCCGCCCTGCTCTCGGGCGAAGTCGACGTCATCGAGCCGGTTCCGATTCAGGACATTGAACGCGTCAATGCGAGCGGGATCGCCAAGGTTCTGACTGGGCCGGAACTGCGCACCATCTTCCTCGGATTGGACCAGACCCGCGACGAATTGCTGTACTCGAACGTCAAGGGCAAGAACCCGTTCAAGGACATCCGCGTCCGCGAAGCCTTCTACAAGGCGGTCGACGTCGACCTGATCCAGAAACGCGTGATGCGCGGCCTCTCGACCCCGTCGGCGCTGATGGTCGCCCCGCCGCTGTTTGCGCTTTCCAAGGAGTTCAAGCGGCCGAAATTAGACCCCGACGAGGCCAAGAAACTGCTGACCGAGGCCGGTTACCCCAGCGGCTTCGAAGTCACGATGGATTGCCCCAACGACCGTTACGTCAATGACTCCGCGATCTGCCAGGCCGTGGTCGGCATGCTGGCGCGCATCGGCGTCAAGGTTGACCTCCTGGCGCAGCCGAAGCAGCAGTTCTTCGCCAAGGTCTTGAAGCCCGGCGGGTTCAAGACCTCGTTCTATATGTTGGGCTGGACGCCGGCCTCATCGGACTCGCACAACGTGCTGCACGACATCATGGGCTGCCGGGACGACGAAAAGGACCCCAACCGCGGTGAAGCCAATCTCGGCGGGTACTGCAACAGGGAACTGGACGTCCTCACCGACAAGATCCTGGTCGAGACCGATGCGGCCAAGCGCGACCAGTTGATCAAGCAGGCCTTCGAAATCGGAAACAAGGACTACAGCTACGTCCCGCTGCATCAGCAGGCCCTGGCCTGGGGCGTCTCGAACAAGGTGAAATTGACCCAGCGCGCGGACAACGAAGTGCTGTTGTACTGGGCGACCAAGCAGGAGTAG
- a CDS encoding FAD-dependent oxidoreductase gives MAELKADVLVLGAGMVGVGAALHLQKRGRDVVLIDKHALAGEETSFGNGGLIECASVFPYMFPRDFSQILRYAMNRSPQVRYSLSDLPAFLPWLVRYYLASSPARALHSAMAELPLIQRSLIEHEALIAEARVPELLRRTGWIKLFRSEATLANAGRDLERAKQYGVASEILDPKAIAAREPNLTGDFAGATYFPTPGFVPDPGGLAKAYAALFGRKGGRFLVGDARTLEASGGRWRVATLEGAVTAREVVVAMGPWSDQIFGPLGYSIPLNIKRGYHLHLQPRGNAVLNHPVLDSDLGYLLAPMNRGIRMTTGVEFARRDAPPTPLQVLRALPRAHALFPLGDPIEAKPWMGARPCLPDMLPVIGKAPRHAGLWFDFGHQHHGLTLGPATGRLLAEMMTGEVPFADIRPFAVERFG, from the coding sequence ATGGCGGAATTGAAGGCCGATGTACTCGTCCTGGGTGCGGGCATGGTCGGCGTCGGCGCTGCGTTGCATCTGCAGAAGCGGGGCCGCGATGTGGTCCTGATCGACAAGCACGCGCTCGCCGGCGAAGAGACCAGCTTTGGAAACGGCGGGCTGATCGAATGCGCCTCGGTATTTCCCTACATGTTTCCGCGGGATTTCAGCCAGATCCTGCGATACGCGATGAATCGCTCGCCGCAGGTGCGCTACAGCCTGTCCGATCTTCCGGCATTCCTGCCGTGGCTGGTGCGATATTATCTGGCGTCTTCGCCGGCGCGGGCACTGCACAGCGCGATGGCCGAGTTGCCGCTGATCCAGCGCAGCCTCATCGAGCACGAGGCGCTGATCGCGGAAGCCAGGGTGCCGGAGTTGTTGCGGCGCACCGGCTGGATCAAGCTGTTTCGCTCCGAAGCGACGCTTGCCAATGCCGGCCGCGACCTCGAACGCGCCAAACAATATGGCGTTGCGAGCGAGATTCTCGATCCCAAGGCGATCGCGGCGCGCGAGCCCAATCTGACCGGTGACTTCGCCGGCGCAACTTATTTTCCAACACCCGGCTTCGTTCCTGATCCCGGGGGCCTCGCCAAGGCCTATGCGGCGCTGTTCGGCCGCAAGGGCGGGCGGTTTCTCGTCGGCGACGCGCGAACGCTCGAAGCGTCCGGCGGGCGGTGGCGGGTGGCGACGCTGGAGGGGGCGGTGACCGCGCGCGAGGTCGTCGTCGCGATGGGGCCGTGGTCCGATCAGATATTCGGTCCGCTCGGCTATTCGATCCCGCTCAACATCAAGCGCGGCTATCATCTGCATCTTCAGCCGCGCGGCAATGCCGTGCTCAATCATCCCGTTCTGGACTCCGATCTCGGCTACCTGCTGGCGCCGATGAACCGCGGCATTCGCATGACCACGGGTGTGGAGTTCGCCCGCCGCGATGCGCCGCCAACGCCGCTCCAGGTGCTGCGGGCGCTGCCGCGGGCGCATGCGCTGTTTCCGCTGGGAGACCCGATCGAGGCCAAACCCTGGATGGGGGCGCGGCCCTGCTTGCCGGATATGCTGCCGGTGATCGGCAAGGCGCCCCGCCATGCCGGGCTGTGGTTCGATTTCGGCCACCAGCACCACGGGCTGACGCTCGGGCCTGCAACCGGCCGCCTGCTGGCGGAAATGATGACCGGCGAGGTCCCGTTCGCCGATATCAGGCCTTTTGCGGTGGAGCGTTTTGGTTGA
- a CDS encoding DUF6489 family protein, which translates to MKVNVEIDCTPLEARQFIGLPDVQPMQTAVMDKLQQQMLSNIEKVSPEALMQSWFTFDPKIAERFQDMFVTMAGLGGASKSKK; encoded by the coding sequence ATGAAGGTAAACGTCGAAATAGATTGCACGCCCCTCGAAGCCCGGCAGTTTATTGGGTTGCCGGATGTGCAGCCGATGCAGACGGCCGTGATGGACAAGCTGCAACAGCAGATGCTGAGCAATATCGAAAAGGTCTCGCCCGAAGCCCTCATGCAGAGCTGGTTCACCTTCGATCCCAAGATCGCCGAGCGCTTTCAGGACATGTTCGTGACCATGGCCGGCCTCGGTGGCGCCAGCAAGAGTAAGAAATAG
- a CDS encoding esterase/lipase family protein produces the protein MVAATDGSAPAEQKKLRAPSLFLMLAEARSLFELNSSLLLSPLLLRAPKGDGHPVLTLPGFLASDLSMAPMRRYLKELGYDAYAWNMGRNLGGISGLRGALRDLLKRIHEITGRKVSIVGWSLGGVYARDLALQLPDMVRSVITLGSPFANDVRATNATRLYEALSGEGVNDNPEIREAIAGDLPVPATSIYSRTDGIVNYHTCLLRPSETAENIEVYLASHVGLGVNPAALWAVADRLAQPEGEFRQFDRSGPFAIAYAPPENAQS, from the coding sequence ATAGTGGCCGCGACGGACGGGAGCGCGCCGGCGGAACAAAAAAAGCTTCGTGCACCGAGCTTGTTCCTGATGCTGGCCGAGGCGAGGAGCCTGTTCGAACTCAATTCGAGCCTGCTGCTGTCGCCGCTATTGCTGCGCGCGCCGAAGGGCGACGGTCATCCGGTGCTGACGCTGCCGGGATTTCTCGCCAGCGACCTGTCGATGGCGCCGATGCGGCGATATCTCAAGGAACTCGGCTACGACGCCTATGCCTGGAACATGGGCCGCAATCTCGGCGGCATCTCCGGTCTGCGCGGCGCGCTGCGCGACCTCCTGAAACGGATTCACGAAATCACCGGGCGCAAGGTCTCTATCGTCGGCTGGAGTCTCGGCGGCGTCTACGCGCGCGATCTCGCACTGCAACTGCCGGACATGGTGCGATCGGTGATCACGCTCGGCAGTCCGTTCGCCAATGATGTCAGGGCGACCAACGCCACGCGGCTCTACGAGGCGTTGTCGGGCGAGGGCGTGAACGACAATCCGGAGATCCGGGAGGCGATCGCCGGCGACCTGCCGGTTCCCGCTACCTCGATCTATTCCCGTACCGATGGCATCGTGAACTACCATACCTGCCTGCTGCGCCCGTCCGAAACGGCCGAAAATATCGAGGTCTATCTCGCCAGCCACGTAGGTCTGGGCGTCAATCCCGCCGCGCTATGGGCGGTGGCCGATCGGCTGGCGCAGCCGGAGGGTGAATTCAGGCAATTTGACCGATCGGGGCCGTTTGCCATTGCATATGCGCCCCCGGAAAATGCACAATCCTGA
- a CDS encoding wax ester/triacylglycerol synthase family O-acyltransferase, whose product MSDAKKLSSMDASFLYLETPEMPMHVGSMAIFRLPENYNGNFFEEFKAMIASRLHIAPILKARLEKAPLDIDHPSWVEDDQFDIDRHIFRGSLPAPYDRATLERIVGWMHAKLLNRARPLWEFYVFEGMKDNEIGLYSKMHHACIDGGAGAALTNMIYDVTPVPRVVEPPIPQAKGGPEPRDIAANLIDSYQALWRQPFDASSSPKTIDLPRSGKSDLGSILFDNAMFQIESAVKFASSVPTMLKSVSEVIGKVTDPKSRDSIASMVSPSTILNKAISSERSFAGTSISLSKAKALAKQSGGKLNDVVLALASGVVRRYLLERGALPAKAMTAAVPISLREEGNTDANNQVFGMICSIATNVEDPKTRLETIIAQSTKSKEMSHPLRAFMPQVSNISMLGTPILVQIMALLYSRSDLSNVLPPAANITVSNVPGPRQTLYAAGAELLHIFPVSISTHGLALNITVQSYRDQLDFGFIAGANIIPHVQVLCDMLPLEFEALEKALAPPPADIKGAAE is encoded by the coding sequence ATGAGCGACGCCAAAAAGCTGTCCTCGATGGACGCCTCGTTCCTGTATCTGGAAACGCCGGAAATGCCGATGCATGTCGGAAGCATGGCGATCTTTCGCCTGCCCGAGAATTACAACGGCAATTTCTTCGAAGAGTTCAAGGCGATGATCGCCTCCCGGCTGCACATCGCGCCGATCCTGAAAGCGCGGCTGGAAAAGGCGCCGCTCGACATCGATCATCCGTCCTGGGTCGAGGACGACCAGTTCGATATCGACCGGCATATTTTCCGCGGCAGCCTGCCGGCCCCCTACGACCGCGCGACGCTGGAGCGCATCGTCGGCTGGATGCATGCCAAACTGCTCAACCGCGCCCGTCCGCTCTGGGAGTTCTATGTCTTCGAGGGCATGAAGGACAACGAGATCGGGCTTTACTCCAAGATGCATCACGCCTGCATCGACGGCGGCGCAGGCGCGGCGCTGACCAACATGATCTACGACGTGACGCCGGTGCCGCGGGTGGTCGAGCCGCCGATTCCGCAGGCCAAGGGCGGGCCGGAGCCGCGCGACATCGCCGCCAACCTCATCGATTCCTATCAGGCGCTTTGGCGGCAGCCATTCGATGCCTCGTCGAGCCCGAAGACCATCGACCTGCCGCGCTCCGGAAAGAGCGATCTCGGGTCGATCCTGTTCGACAACGCCATGTTCCAGATCGAGAGCGCGGTGAAATTCGCCAGCAGCGTGCCGACGATGCTGAAGAGCGTCTCCGAGGTGATCGGCAAGGTCACCGATCCCAAATCGCGCGACAGCATCGCCAGCATGGTTTCGCCCTCGACGATCCTGAACAAGGCGATCTCGTCGGAGCGCAGCTTTGCCGGCACCTCGATCTCGCTGTCGAAAGCCAAGGCGCTGGCCAAACAATCCGGCGGCAAGCTCAACGACGTCGTGCTGGCGCTCGCCTCCGGCGTGGTGCGGCGCTATCTTTTGGAGCGCGGCGCCCTCCCGGCCAAGGCGATGACCGCCGCGGTGCCGATCTCGCTGCGCGAAGAGGGCAACACCGACGCCAACAACCAGGTGTTCGGCATGATCTGCTCGATTGCCACCAACGTCGAGGATCCCAAGACGCGGCTGGAAACCATCATCGCGCAATCCACCAAGTCGAAGGAGATGTCGCATCCGCTGCGCGCCTTCATGCCGCAGGTCTCTAATATCTCGATGCTGGGCACGCCGATCCTGGTCCAGATCATGGCGCTGCTCTACAGCCGCTCCGATCTCTCCAACGTGCTGCCGCCGGCGGCGAACATCACGGTCTCCAACGTGCCGGGGCCGCGGCAGACGCTCTATGCGGCCGGCGCCGAATTGCTGCACATCTTCCCTGTGTCAATCTCGACCCACGGGCTTGCGCTCAACATCACCGTGCAGAGCTATCGCGACCAGCTCGATTTCGGCTTCATCGCCGGCGCCAACATCATTCCCCATGTCCAGGTTTTGTGCGACATGCTTCCGCTCGAATTCGAGGCGCTGGAAAAGGCGCTCGCGCCACCGCCCGCCGATATCAAGGGCGCAGCTGAATAG
- a CDS encoding alpha/beta hydrolase translates to MIEMPPLQFAQTNGIRMGYYEAGPTTDKPPVILCHGWPEIAFSWRYQIKALGEAGIRVIAPDQRGYGATDRPEPVEAYDMEHLTGDLVGLLDHLKIDKAIFVGHDWGGFVVWQMPLRHPSRVAGVVGVNTPHLGRAPADPIELFRQRFGDSMYIVQFQAPGREPDKIFGSRVEQTFDAFMRKPVTRPEGTPEEQPIAGVGASARLNLAFPQMIANYDAKHDPRTPILSPEEKQVFVDTFTKTGFTGGINWYRNFTRNWQGSAGLDFTVRVPSLMIMAENDAVLPPSAADGMEKLVLDLEKYLVRGSGHWTQQEKPEEVSAKLIEWRRKRFG, encoded by the coding sequence ATGATAGAGATGCCGCCGCTGCAGTTCGCCCAGACCAACGGGATCCGCATGGGTTATTACGAGGCGGGCCCGACAACCGACAAGCCACCGGTCATTCTCTGCCATGGCTGGCCGGAGATCGCATTTTCCTGGCGTTACCAGATCAAGGCGCTGGGCGAGGCCGGCATCCGCGTGATCGCGCCGGACCAGCGTGGCTATGGCGCGACCGACCGGCCGGAGCCGGTCGAAGCCTATGACATGGAGCACCTGACCGGCGATCTCGTCGGCCTGCTCGACCATCTGAAGATCGACAAGGCGATTTTCGTCGGCCACGACTGGGGCGGCTTTGTCGTCTGGCAGATGCCGCTGCGGCATCCTTCACGCGTCGCCGGGGTCGTCGGGGTCAACACGCCTCACCTGGGTCGCGCGCCGGCGGATCCGATCGAGCTGTTCCGCCAGCGCTTCGGCGACAGCATGTATATCGTGCAGTTTCAGGCCCCCGGCCGCGAACCCGACAAGATCTTCGGCAGCCGTGTCGAGCAGACTTTCGACGCCTTCATGCGCAAGCCGGTGACGCGCCCCGAAGGCACGCCGGAAGAACAGCCTATTGCGGGCGTCGGCGCGTCAGCGCGACTCAATCTGGCGTTTCCGCAGATGATCGCGAATTACGACGCCAAGCACGATCCGCGCACGCCGATCCTGTCGCCGGAGGAAAAGCAGGTCTTCGTCGACACCTTTACGAAGACGGGCTTCACCGGCGGCATCAACTGGTATCGCAACTTCACCCGCAACTGGCAGGGCTCGGCCGGCCTCGATTTCACCGTACGGGTACCGTCGCTGATGATCATGGCCGAGAACGACGCGGTGCTGCCGCCCTCCGCCGCCGACGGCATGGAGAAGCTCGTTCTCGATCTGGAAAAATATCTGGTCCGGGGCAGCGGCCATTGGACGCAGCAGGAAAAGCCGGAAGAGGTCAGCGCCAAGCTGATCGAATGGCGTAGGAAGAGATTTGGGTGA